The following are from one region of the Gossypium hirsutum isolate 1008001.06 chromosome D03, Gossypium_hirsutum_v2.1, whole genome shotgun sequence genome:
- the LOC107950119 gene encoding 60S ribosomal protein L9, with translation MKTILSSETMDIPDGVAIKVKAKMIEVEGPRGKLIRNFKHLNLDFHLIKDEESGKRKLRIEAWFGSRKTSAAIRTALSHVENLITGVTKGYRYKMRFVYAHFPINASITNGNKSIEIRNFLGEKKVRKVDMLEGVSIVRSEKVKDEIVLDGNDIELVSRSAALINQKCHVKNKDIRKFLDGIYVSEKGRIAEEE, from the exons ATGAAGACCATTCTTTCTTCAGAGACAATGGACATCCCTGATGGGGTTGCTATTAAGGTGAAGGCCAAGATGATCGAGGTTGAAGGTCCCAGGGGTAAGCTCATCCGTAACTTCAAGCACCTCAACCTCGATTTTCACCTCATCAAGGACGAGGAGAGCGGCAAGCGCAAGCTCAGGATCGAGGCTTGGTTTGGCTCCAGAAAGACTAGCGCCGCCATCCGTACTGCTCTCAGCCACGTTGAGAATCTCATCACCGGCGTCACCAAGGGTTACCGTTACAAGATGAGGTTTGTTTATGCTCATTTTCCGATCAACGCCTCCATCACTAACGGCAACAAGTCCATCGAGATCCGTAATTTCCTTGGCGAGAAGAAg GTGCGAAAGGTGGATATGTTGGAAGGGGTATCCATTGTTCGATCAGAGAAGGTTAAAGACGAGATCGTGTTGGATGGTAACGATATCGAACTTGTGTCACGCTCGGCAGCTTTGATAAACCAG AAATGCCATGTGAAGAACAAGGATATTAGAAAGTTCCTTGATGGTATCTATGTTAGCGAGAAGGGCAGGATCGCTGAAGAAGAATGA